A single window of Mycobacterium sp. ITM-2016-00318 DNA harbors:
- the rpsD gene encoding 30S ribosomal protein S4: MARYTGPATRKSRRLGVDLVGGDQAFEKRPYPPGQHGRARIKESEYRQQLQEKQKARFTYGVMEKQFRRYYEEANRLPGKTGDNLLRILESRLDNVVYRAGLARTRRMARQLVSHGHFTVNGVKVDIPSFRVSQYDIIDVKDKSINTLPFEISRQTAGERPIPAWLQVVGERQRILVHQLPERAQIDVPLTEQLIVELYSK, from the coding sequence ATGGCTCGTTACACCGGACCCGCAACCCGCAAGTCGCGCCGTCTCGGCGTCGACCTCGTCGGCGGCGACCAGGCTTTCGAGAAGCGCCCCTACCCGCCCGGTCAGCATGGCCGCGCGCGGATCAAGGAGAGCGAATACCGCCAGCAGCTGCAGGAGAAGCAGAAAGCCCGCTTCACCTACGGCGTGATGGAGAAGCAGTTCCGCCGCTACTACGAAGAAGCCAACCGCCTTCCAGGCAAGACAGGTGACAACCTGCTGCGCATCCTGGAAAGCCGGCTGGACAACGTCGTATACCGCGCGGGCCTTGCGCGCACCCGCCGGATGGCCCGTCAGCTGGTCAGCCACGGTCACTTCACCGTGAACGGTGTCAAGGTCGATATCCCGAGTTTTCGGGTGTCGCAGTACGACATCATCGACGTGAAGGACAAGTCGATCAACACGCTGCCGTTCGAGATTTCCCGTCAGACGGCGGGCGAGCGCCCGATCCCGGCCTGGCTGCAGGTCGTTGGAGAGCGGCAGCGCATCCTGGTGCACCAGCTGCCCGAGCGGGCGCAGATCGATGTTCCGCTCACCGAGCAGCTCATCGTCGAGCTCTACTCGAAGTAA
- a CDS encoding DNA-directed RNA polymerase subunit alpha, translating to MLISQRPTLSEEVLAEDRSQFVIEPLEPGFGYTLGNSLRRTLLSSIPGAAVTSIRIDGVLHEFTTVPGVKEDVTDIILNLKGLVVSSEEDEPVTMYLRKQGPGAVTAGDIVPPAGVTVHNPEMHIATLNDKGKLEVELVVERGRGYVPAVQNKASGAEIGRIPVDSIYSPVLKVTYKVEATRVEQRTDFDKLILDVETKSSITARDALASAGKTLVELFGLARELNVEAEGIEIGPSPAEADHIASFALPIDDLDLTVRSYNCLKREGVHTVGELVARTESDLLDIRNFGQKSIDEVKIKLHQLGLSLKDSPATFDPSEVAGYDVATGTWNSDASYDLEDTADYAETEQL from the coding sequence ATGCTGATTTCTCAGCGACCCACACTGTCCGAAGAGGTTCTCGCCGAAGATCGCTCCCAGTTCGTCATCGAGCCGTTGGAGCCCGGATTCGGTTACACCCTTGGCAATTCGCTTCGGCGCACGCTGCTGTCGTCGATTCCCGGCGCAGCGGTCACCAGCATCCGCATCGACGGCGTGCTGCACGAGTTCACCACGGTCCCCGGTGTGAAGGAAGACGTCACCGATATCATCCTGAACCTCAAGGGTCTGGTCGTGTCCTCCGAGGAGGACGAGCCGGTCACCATGTACCTGCGCAAGCAGGGCCCCGGTGCGGTCACCGCGGGTGACATCGTGCCGCCTGCCGGTGTGACTGTGCACAACCCCGAAATGCACATCGCCACCCTGAACGACAAGGGCAAGCTGGAGGTCGAGCTCGTCGTCGAGCGTGGCCGCGGCTACGTTCCCGCCGTGCAGAACAAGGCCTCGGGCGCCGAAATCGGCCGTATTCCGGTCGATTCCATCTACTCGCCGGTGCTGAAGGTCACCTACAAGGTGGAGGCCACCCGTGTCGAGCAGCGCACCGACTTCGACAAGCTGATCCTGGACGTGGAGACCAAGAGCTCCATCACCGCGCGTGACGCCTTGGCGTCGGCGGGCAAGACGCTTGTCGAATTGTTCGGGCTCGCACGCGAACTCAACGTCGAGGCCGAGGGCATCGAGATCGGCCCGTCGCCGGCCGAGGCCGACCACATCGCGTCGTTCGCACTGCCGATCGACGATCTGGACCTCACGGTGCGGTCGTACAACTGCCTCAAGCGCGAGGGTGTGCACACGGTGGGCGAGCTCGTCGCCCGCACGGAGTCCGATCTGCTGGACATCCGCAACTTCGGCCAGAAGTCCATCGACGAGGTGAAGATCAAGCTGCACCAGCTTGGTCTGTCGCTGAAGGACAGCCCGGCCACCTTCGATCCGTCCGAGGTCGCAGGCTACGACGTCGCCACCGGCACGTGGAACAGCGACGCCAGCTATGACCTCGAGGACACTGCGGACTACGCGGAAACCGAACAGCTCTAA
- the rplQ gene encoding 50S ribosomal protein L17, which produces MPKPTKGRRLGGSSSHQKALLANLATSLFEHGRIKTTEPKARALRPYAEKLITHAKKGTLHNRREVLKKIRDKDVVHTLFAEIGPFYADRAGGYTRIIKVEARQGDNAPMAVIELVREKTVTSEANRARKAGAAKKAAPVAAAAAPQAAVEPEKAEGPVAEDSVEEVKAEDEAIADAQTAEAETAEVDADEADSDEADSEDKADSEDKADDAK; this is translated from the coding sequence ATGCCCAAGCCCACCAAGGGCCGTCGCCTCGGCGGGTCCTCCTCGCATCAGAAGGCGCTGCTGGCCAATCTGGCCACCTCGCTCTTCGAGCACGGTCGGATCAAGACCACCGAGCCCAAGGCGCGGGCGCTGCGGCCCTACGCGGAGAAGCTGATCACCCACGCCAAGAAGGGCACGCTGCACAACCGGCGTGAGGTGCTCAAGAAGATCCGGGACAAGGATGTCGTGCACACCCTGTTCGCCGAGATCGGACCCTTCTACGCCGACCGGGCCGGCGGCTACACCCGCATCATCAAGGTGGAGGCACGTCAGGGCGACAACGCCCCGATGGCCGTCATCGAACTGGTGCGGGAGAAGACGGTGACGTCGGAGGCCAACCGTGCCCGCAAGGCGGGTGCGGCGAAGAAGGCTGCACCCGTCGCGGCCGCTGCGGCGCCGCAGGCTGCGGTCGAGCCGGAAAAGGCTGAAGGCCCGGTTGCGGAGGATTCGGTCGAGGAGGTCAAGGCGGAGGACGAGGCGATCGCCGACGCGCAGACCGCCGAAGCCGAGACCGCCGAGGTTGACGCCGACGAGGCTGACTCCGACGAGGCTGACTCCGAAGACAAGGCCGACTCCGAAGACAAGGCCGACGACGCCAAGTAG
- the truA gene encoding tRNA pseudouridine(38-40) synthase TruA — MPAIDTGGGHVRLRLDIAYDGTEFAGWAVQAGQRTVAGVIDEALTTVFRTPVVTRAAGRTDTGVHATGQVAHVDVPADAIPHAYPRGQRTGGTRANVAAEAAPEFLPLVRRLSRLLPTDVRVRDIVRAPVGFDARFSALRRHYTYRLSTAPYGVDPQQARYVTPWPRPLDVDAMAVASRKLVGLKDFAAFCRFREGATTIRDLQRLDWSRSGDLVTAYVTADAFCWSMVRSLVGALLAVGEGRREPAWCVALLTESRRSSDFAAAPPQGLMLVGVDYPPDDQLEARIAATRDLRHLD; from the coding sequence ATGCCCGCCATCGACACCGGTGGCGGGCATGTTCGTCTTCGGCTCGACATCGCCTACGACGGAACCGAATTCGCCGGCTGGGCCGTGCAGGCCGGACAGCGGACGGTCGCCGGTGTGATCGACGAGGCGTTGACGACGGTGTTCCGAACACCGGTGGTGACCAGGGCGGCCGGGCGCACCGATACCGGTGTACACGCCACAGGTCAGGTTGCACATGTCGATGTGCCCGCCGACGCGATCCCGCACGCCTACCCGCGAGGTCAAAGGACCGGCGGCACTCGGGCCAATGTGGCCGCCGAAGCGGCTCCGGAGTTCCTACCGCTGGTGCGACGGCTGTCGCGGCTGCTCCCGACCGATGTCAGGGTTCGCGACATCGTCCGCGCGCCGGTTGGTTTCGACGCGCGGTTCTCGGCACTGCGACGCCATTACACCTACCGGCTGTCCACGGCGCCGTACGGTGTCGACCCGCAGCAGGCGCGCTACGTGACGCCGTGGCCGAGGCCGCTGGACGTCGACGCGATGGCTGTGGCGTCTCGGAAACTCGTCGGGCTGAAGGACTTCGCCGCGTTCTGTCGTTTCCGCGAGGGTGCGACCACGATCCGGGACCTGCAACGGCTGGACTGGTCGAGATCCGGTGACCTCGTCACGGCCTACGTCACCGCGGACGCCTTCTGCTGGTCGATGGTGCGATCGCTCGTCGGCGCACTTCTGGCAGTGGGGGAGGGGCGCCGCGAACCGGCATGGTGCGTGGCGTTGTTGACGGAGTCGCGTCGTTCCAGCGACTTCGCGGCCGCACCACCGCAGGGCCTGATGCTCGTCGGCGTCGACTATCCACCCGATGATCAGTTGGAGGCGCGCATAGCAGCCACTCGCGACCTGCGCCACCTCGACTAG
- a CDS encoding cutinase family protein, whose amino-acid sequence MRVERNGHRVRRGVLVAVTATLLAAGLLIGPSSLPGGTAIPSASAACPQVEVIFARGRLESPGVGVIGNSFVNALRSKVDKNINVYAVRYPADNEIDVGANDMSAHIQNMANTCPDTRLVLGGYSLGAAVTDVVLAVPFSFFSWDNPLPAGMDQKVAAVALFGNGAAWMGPITNFSPLYSDRTIELCHGADPICNPADPNTWEQNWVDHASRAYIDAGMVNQAADFVAGRLNV is encoded by the coding sequence ATTCGTGTTGAACGCAACGGTCATCGGGTCCGACGCGGCGTGCTGGTCGCAGTCACTGCGACCCTGCTAGCAGCCGGCCTGCTGATCGGTCCGTCATCGCTGCCCGGAGGCACGGCCATTCCGTCGGCGTCGGCCGCGTGCCCTCAGGTCGAGGTGATCTTCGCCCGCGGGCGTCTCGAGTCACCTGGTGTCGGGGTCATCGGCAATTCCTTCGTCAACGCGCTGCGGTCCAAAGTGGACAAGAACATCAATGTCTACGCGGTGCGCTACCCGGCCGACAACGAGATCGACGTGGGTGCTAACGACATGAGCGCGCACATCCAGAACATGGCCAACACCTGCCCCGACACCCGTCTGGTGCTGGGCGGTTATTCGTTAGGCGCAGCCGTCACCGATGTGGTGCTCGCCGTGCCGTTCAGCTTCTTCAGCTGGGACAACCCGCTTCCTGCGGGCATGGACCAGAAGGTCGCCGCGGTCGCGCTGTTCGGTAACGGCGCGGCATGGATGGGGCCGATCACGAACTTCAGCCCGCTGTACTCCGACCGAACCATCGAGTTGTGCCACGGCGCGGATCCGATCTGCAACCCGGCGGACCCGAATACATGGGAACAGAACTGGGTCGACCATGCCTCCAGGGCATACATTGACGCGGGCATGGTCAACCAGGCCGCCGACTTCGTCGCGGGCCGTCTCAACGTCTAG
- a CDS encoding cutinase family protein translates to MRVVETTAALLIGAAAAITPSIAFSPVASADCPDIEVVFARGTDDTAGLGAVGGNFVDSLKGKVGGRSVGAYAVNYPADYDFLAAAVGANDASAHIQYMMGACPNTRLVLGGYSQGAAVMDVIAAVPIPVIGFTNPLPPNAPDFVAAIAVFGNPSAKLGLPLTMSPVWGGRSIDLCNGNDPICQTDGESVAAHRSPSYTGGFVNTAADFVAGRV, encoded by the coding sequence ATGCGCGTAGTTGAGACAACAGCTGCCTTATTGATCGGCGCCGCAGCGGCCATCACGCCGTCGATCGCGTTCTCGCCGGTCGCTTCGGCTGACTGCCCCGACATCGAGGTCGTGTTCGCCCGCGGGACCGATGACACCGCCGGGCTCGGAGCCGTCGGAGGTAATTTCGTCGACTCGCTCAAGGGCAAGGTAGGTGGCAGGTCCGTCGGTGCCTATGCCGTCAACTATCCCGCCGACTACGACTTCCTCGCTGCCGCAGTCGGAGCCAACGACGCCAGCGCGCATATCCAGTACATGATGGGCGCCTGCCCGAACACCCGATTGGTGCTCGGCGGTTATTCGCAGGGCGCCGCGGTGATGGATGTGATTGCCGCTGTGCCTATCCCGGTAATCGGATTCACCAACCCGCTGCCGCCCAACGCACCCGACTTCGTCGCCGCAATCGCTGTCTTCGGGAATCCGTCGGCCAAGCTCGGGCTGCCGCTCACGATGAGCCCGGTGTGGGGCGGACGGTCCATCGACCTCTGCAACGGCAATGATCCGATCTGCCAGACCGACGGCGAGAGTGTCGCCGCGCACAGGTCGCCCAGCTACACCGGCGGATTCGTCAACACGGCAGCGGACTTCGTCGCGGGCAGGGTGTAG
- a CDS encoding cutinase family protein: MTLAHSSARGAAVLAIVGSAAAGLLATAPSAVAVPCPDVEVVFARGTAEPSGVGRVGQAVTNALTAQLAPRTVSSYAVNYPADYDFLTTADGATDATNHISSMALSCPSTKIVLGGYSQGAAVVDMLAGVPPLGNKIGSVGSAPPLSPVAAITVAAVTVFGNPATKFGQPLSSVGQFAGRSIDLCKDGDPICSDGRNPLAHRGYEDAMAQQAASFAAGRI, from the coding sequence GTGACTCTGGCACATAGCTCGGCCCGTGGGGCCGCCGTCCTGGCAATTGTTGGATCCGCGGCCGCAGGCCTTCTCGCTACCGCACCGAGCGCAGTGGCAGTGCCGTGCCCCGATGTCGAGGTCGTTTTCGCGCGTGGCACCGCCGAGCCCTCGGGCGTCGGCCGGGTGGGCCAGGCAGTCACCAACGCGCTGACCGCACAGCTGGCGCCGCGCACCGTCAGCTCCTACGCGGTGAACTACCCCGCCGACTACGACTTCCTCACCACTGCCGACGGCGCGACCGACGCCACCAACCACATCTCGTCGATGGCGCTGTCGTGCCCGTCGACCAAGATCGTGCTCGGCGGGTACTCGCAGGGCGCCGCCGTGGTGGACATGCTGGCCGGCGTTCCCCCGCTCGGCAACAAGATCGGCAGTGTGGGATCGGCGCCGCCCTTGTCCCCGGTCGCCGCGATCACGGTGGCCGCCGTGACCGTCTTCGGGAATCCTGCGACGAAGTTCGGACAACCACTGTCATCGGTGGGACAATTCGCCGGTCGGTCCATCGACCTGTGCAAGGACGGTGACCCTATTTGTTCTGATGGGCGAAACCCGCTCGCTCACAGGGGTTACGAGGATGCGATGGCTCAACAAGCAGCCAGCTTCGCCGCCGGAAGGATATAG
- a CDS encoding DMT family transporter: protein MTATQLDKGVDHFRLGLTFAIGSALSFGMSGPMAKALMDAGWSPTGAVTARMIVGALAMAVFATIVRPGWVREAVTHRKMVIAYGIFPIAGAQLCYYNAVAHLSVGVALLLEYTAPVLVVGWLWATTRRRPTHLTLAGVALAVAGIMLVLDVFAGAHINAAGVAWGLAAAVCAASYFMLSDKVAGAGDDDANLNPITLAAGGLIVGAATTGALGVTGIMPLTFTTNDAVVAGLTMSPIVPVVALGVITTAIAYTLGIMGISRLRPRFASLVGLSEVLFAVLAAWLLLGQAITVTQAVGGAVVLAGLALARQGDRSENLDAVTWLDAGAVDEPTPRSRANG, encoded by the coding sequence ATGACAGCGACCCAGCTCGACAAGGGCGTTGACCACTTCCGGCTCGGCCTGACTTTTGCGATCGGCTCCGCATTGAGCTTCGGAATGTCAGGCCCGATGGCGAAAGCGCTGATGGACGCCGGCTGGAGCCCCACCGGTGCGGTCACCGCGCGCATGATCGTCGGCGCGCTGGCGATGGCGGTCTTCGCGACGATCGTGCGGCCCGGCTGGGTTCGCGAAGCCGTCACCCACCGCAAGATGGTCATCGCCTACGGCATCTTCCCGATCGCCGGCGCGCAACTCTGTTACTACAACGCCGTCGCCCACCTGTCCGTCGGCGTCGCGCTGCTTCTCGAGTACACCGCCCCCGTTCTGGTCGTGGGCTGGCTGTGGGCCACGACGCGGCGCAGGCCCACCCATCTGACGCTGGCCGGTGTTGCGCTCGCTGTCGCTGGAATCATGTTGGTGCTGGACGTTTTCGCCGGCGCACACATCAACGCGGCAGGCGTGGCGTGGGGCCTTGCCGCCGCGGTCTGCGCGGCGAGCTACTTCATGTTGTCCGACAAAGTCGCAGGCGCGGGCGACGACGACGCAAACCTGAACCCGATCACACTCGCCGCGGGCGGCCTGATCGTCGGCGCCGCCACGACCGGCGCGCTCGGTGTCACCGGAATCATGCCGCTGACATTCACGACCAACGACGCCGTCGTCGCGGGGTTGACGATGTCACCGATCGTGCCCGTCGTCGCGCTCGGTGTGATCACCACCGCGATCGCATACACGCTGGGCATCATGGGCATCTCCCGGCTGCGACCCCGCTTCGCATCACTGGTCGGGCTCTCCGAGGTGCTGTTTGCCGTGCTGGCCGCGTGGCTGCTGCTCGGCCAGGCGATCACCGTGACCCAGGCCGTCGGCGGAGCCGTCGTTCTGGCAGGTCTGGCATTGGCGCGCCAGGGCGACCGCAGCGAGAACCTCGACGCGGTGACCTGGTTGGATGCCGGGGCAGTCGATGAACCCACCCCGCGCAGCAGGGCAAACGGTTAG
- a CDS encoding CGNR zinc finger domain-containing protein — translation MIFTHDTELTLRAACVLINTERVDGERLVDQLALDAYLDSFGWTGRRDRDVTELKSVIRLRERLGNIWAAADDEEAAVAQVNALLSDTKAQPWLTRHPEMPEWHLHLASVHDPLWQRMGAELAMALADIIRAGELRRLKICAAPDCEAVLVDLSRNRSGKFCDTGNCGNRQHVAAYRSRRAQES, via the coding sequence ATGATTTTCACTCATGACACCGAGCTCACGCTGAGAGCGGCGTGTGTGCTGATCAACACCGAGCGCGTGGACGGCGAGCGGCTGGTCGATCAGCTCGCGCTGGACGCCTACCTCGACAGCTTCGGCTGGACCGGCAGGCGCGACCGCGACGTAACGGAGCTGAAGTCGGTGATCCGGTTGCGCGAGCGGCTGGGCAACATCTGGGCGGCTGCCGACGACGAAGAAGCCGCCGTGGCGCAGGTCAACGCGCTGCTGAGTGACACCAAGGCGCAGCCTTGGCTTACCCGCCATCCCGAGATGCCCGAGTGGCACCTGCATCTGGCGTCGGTGCACGATCCGTTGTGGCAACGCATGGGTGCGGAACTGGCGATGGCCCTGGCCGACATCATCCGCGCAGGCGAATTGCGCCGGCTCAAAATCTGCGCGGCACCCGACTGCGAGGCGGTGCTCGTCGATCTGTCGCGCAACCGATCCGGGAAGTTCTGCGACACCGGTAACTGCGGGAACCGTCAGCATGTCGCCGCGTACCGCTCACGTCGCGCGCAGGAGAGTTGA
- a CDS encoding FAD-dependent oxidoreductase: MTEAISTPASCKRRRTVAVLGGGIAGLSAAHELAERGFDVTVYENRADERCGLEDTPAGTYPPIKLGGLAASQYSTTGPYTGSLAELRPFPGRRGKPREPKRAVAGEHGFRFFPAYYIHIWDLFQRIPVYERLELGHGDVRWIPTSRTIMDNVRRVVTQGTTVEGKPSLVFPREAPRSAAEFLTTAYQLTQLGFTAQDVGTFVSRLMEYLVTSPQRRASQLQNLSAYDFFVGRAAPKAPPRFSYSQRFDATLLEMPRVLAAFDTRYGDARTNVSTYLQLQLQMDRRDTKADGVLNGPTTESWFDHWYRHLLELGVRFVRGEAASLDPPHTDVNLPPHHRPRVQVTLTDGTRLTPDYTVVAVDAPAAERITAKLRAAGTGGSVARLDGFTTLVPPPNDPLQPSATRPLDRRDPYDIDAMGKKPWDRFQTLGGIQFYFDTEFQLLRGHMYYSGTEWALSSINQHGLWERKPILDRDGHISVLSVDIGDFNSASNHLKDANGNGKAARDCTADEIAAEVWRQIVKALTSSAANVAEALLPWPAWYAIDRGIIMEGGPGQGVGRPVRNETPYLIPIVGDWDNRPCTDPWNPTGNSFGTVPTDEDWLADLEQRDVWQARHGGFQVHNNSVVFAGTWTKTFTRMTSMEAACESGRHAVNAILDHYIWVESDGVDRRGQTALHWRTPYGFIDQGLTTPVRMPSPAGDYCYVMDLENREPIDTRTLRNIDADYNSSTPPDGGPPMTFPVDSNQHLLAYLQAWRQLLEASASVTPALLFPPGTSGMPPMPPMPGGIPPIPPMPPGMPGSGGGGALNPPTDYAQQLFSHLQAWRQYLEQAVGAASGTGMAQAPGHSSGAQPATAQPTASSSATGSPDSGASEAQASDSQSSASQSAESSDSSGSGSSSSSFGPKTDNRVELPPLDDYGTITDFKSISRLEDALNKPHTTGREDAESRFASSGSAFGAKARSAIPSPTTPGAARSLFRGGAGNTPTPTVSPAGQDPRRGAPPATSRWWEAGQGQPPGIAVAKPEASNLLQLRPTDLGGKEQ; encoded by the coding sequence ATGACCGAAGCCATCTCAACCCCGGCGTCCTGCAAGCGACGCCGTACGGTCGCAGTCCTCGGCGGCGGGATCGCCGGACTGAGCGCCGCCCACGAATTGGCAGAACGCGGCTTCGACGTGACCGTGTACGAAAACCGCGCCGACGAGCGCTGCGGCCTGGAAGACACTCCGGCGGGCACGTACCCACCCATCAAACTCGGCGGACTCGCCGCCTCTCAGTACTCGACGACCGGCCCGTACACCGGCAGCCTCGCCGAGCTACGACCGTTCCCGGGCCGGCGTGGTAAGCCGCGTGAGCCGAAACGGGCGGTCGCCGGTGAGCACGGCTTCCGCTTCTTTCCCGCCTACTACATCCACATCTGGGACCTGTTCCAACGAATTCCGGTGTACGAGCGGTTGGAGCTGGGCCACGGCGACGTGCGCTGGATCCCGACCTCGCGCACGATCATGGACAACGTGAGGCGAGTGGTCACTCAGGGCACCACGGTAGAAGGCAAACCGTCGCTTGTGTTTCCGCGCGAAGCACCCCGCTCGGCAGCCGAATTCCTGACCACTGCATATCAACTCACCCAATTGGGTTTCACCGCCCAGGACGTCGGGACGTTCGTGAGCAGGCTGATGGAGTACCTGGTCACGAGTCCCCAGCGCCGGGCATCACAGCTGCAGAACCTCTCGGCGTACGACTTCTTCGTCGGACGCGCCGCGCCGAAAGCACCCCCCCGATTCAGTTACTCGCAACGCTTCGACGCGACGCTTCTGGAAATGCCGCGGGTGCTCGCAGCGTTCGACACGCGCTACGGGGACGCCCGCACCAACGTCTCCACCTACCTTCAACTCCAGCTTCAGATGGACCGCCGCGACACCAAGGCCGACGGCGTACTCAACGGTCCCACCACCGAATCGTGGTTCGACCACTGGTACCGCCACCTCCTCGAACTGGGGGTCCGATTCGTCCGAGGCGAGGCTGCCAGTCTGGATCCTCCGCATACCGATGTGAACCTGCCGCCGCATCACAGGCCGAGGGTGCAGGTGACACTGACCGACGGCACCCGGCTGACGCCTGACTACACGGTGGTAGCGGTTGATGCCCCTGCGGCCGAACGCATCACCGCGAAGCTGCGGGCGGCGGGCACCGGAGGGAGTGTGGCGCGGCTGGACGGTTTCACTACCCTCGTGCCCCCGCCCAACGACCCGTTGCAGCCCTCGGCGACCCGTCCGCTGGACCGCCGGGACCCGTACGACATCGACGCCATGGGCAAGAAGCCCTGGGACCGATTCCAGACGCTCGGCGGCATCCAGTTCTACTTCGACACCGAGTTCCAGTTGTTGCGAGGGCACATGTACTACTCCGGGACGGAGTGGGCGTTGTCGTCGATAAACCAGCACGGACTATGGGAGAGAAAGCCGATCCTGGATCGCGACGGCCACATCTCGGTCCTCTCGGTCGACATCGGCGATTTCAACTCTGCGTCCAATCACCTCAAGGACGCCAACGGAAACGGCAAGGCCGCCCGCGACTGCACGGCCGACGAGATCGCGGCGGAGGTGTGGCGTCAGATCGTCAAAGCACTCACCAGCAGCGCCGCCAACGTCGCCGAGGCTTTGTTGCCGTGGCCGGCGTGGTATGCGATCGACCGCGGCATCATCATGGAAGGCGGTCCCGGTCAAGGCGTCGGTCGCCCGGTGCGAAACGAAACGCCGTATCTGATCCCGATCGTCGGCGACTGGGACAACCGGCCCTGTACCGACCCGTGGAACCCGACCGGCAATTCTTTCGGCACGGTGCCGACCGATGAAGACTGGCTGGCAGACCTAGAGCAGCGCGACGTTTGGCAGGCCCGCCACGGCGGCTTTCAGGTGCACAACAATTCGGTGGTGTTCGCTGGCACATGGACCAAGACGTTCACTCGTATGACATCGATGGAGGCGGCGTGCGAATCGGGCCGCCACGCGGTCAACGCCATCCTCGATCACTACATCTGGGTCGAGTCCGATGGTGTCGATCGCCGGGGCCAGACGGCGCTCCACTGGCGCACTCCATACGGCTTCATCGACCAGGGTCTGACGACCCCGGTCCGAATGCCTTCCCCCGCCGGGGACTACTGCTATGTCATGGACCTGGAGAACCGGGAGCCGATCGACACTCGCACTTTGCGCAACATCGACGCGGACTACAACTCATCAACCCCACCCGACGGAGGCCCACCGATGACATTTCCCGTTGACTCCAACCAGCACCTGCTCGCCTATCTGCAGGCCTGGCGACAACTTCTGGAGGCGTCGGCATCCGTCACGCCCGCCTTGCTCTTCCCGCCGGGCACATCAGGCATGCCACCGATGCCCCCCATGCCCGGCGGCATTCCACCGATACCGCCCATGCCGCCGGGCATGCCCGGGTCGGGTGGCGGTGGTGCACTGAACCCGCCGACGGACTATGCGCAACAGCTGTTCAGCCATCTGCAGGCGTGGCGTCAGTACCTCGAGCAGGCTGTCGGCGCTGCGTCCGGCACCGGGATGGCGCAGGCGCCCGGCCACTCGTCCGGTGCCCAGCCCGCAACAGCACAACCGACGGCCTCGTCATCGGCGACCGGCTCACCCGACTCGGGCGCCTCCGAGGCCCAAGCATCCGACTCGCAGTCGTCGGCCTCACAGTCGGCAGAGTCGTCTGACTCGTCGGGGTCTGGCTCGTCGTCGTCGTCGTTCGGGCCGAAAACCGACAACAGGGTCGAGTTACCACCACTTGATGACTACGGCACCATCACCGATTTCAAATCCATCAGCAGGCTTGAGGACGCGCTCAACAAACCACATACCACCGGCCGGGAAGACGCTGAATCCCGGTTTGCCTCCAGCGGTTCGGCGTTCGGCGCCAAAGCCCGTTCCGCGATCCCCAGCCCGACGACACCGGGCGCGGCACGCTCGTTGTTCCGCGGGGGGGCTGGGAACACGCCGACACCGACGGTGTCGCCGGCCGGGCAAGACCCACGGCGCGGCGCCCCGCCCGCAACGTCGCGCTGGTGGGAGGCCGGCCAAGGGCAGCCGCCCGGCATCGCAGTGGCCAAGCCCGAAGCGAGCAATCTGCTTCAGCTCCGGCCGACGGACCTCGGCGGTAAAGAGCAGTAG
- a CDS encoding SCP-2 sterol transfer family protein, with amino-acid sequence MAERVSSLLRQSVEHLAREVPESYRLVLHELGPLVVELDVDGELFSLRGGHRLEVVDGTVDTAGTRISTSRNAILDVVDAVVGLGHAVEAGTVAVRGSLDDVQRAHDTLLSYVHAAVRAPSQPALLAELRAGRS; translated from the coding sequence ATGGCTGAACGCGTTTCATCGCTGCTGCGGCAGTCTGTCGAGCACCTGGCGCGCGAGGTGCCGGAAAGCTATCGCCTCGTGCTCCACGAGCTCGGGCCGCTGGTGGTGGAACTCGATGTCGACGGCGAGCTGTTTTCCTTGCGAGGGGGCCACCGGCTCGAGGTGGTCGACGGCACCGTGGATACGGCAGGCACCCGCATTTCTACCTCCCGCAACGCAATCCTCGACGTGGTCGACGCGGTGGTCGGGCTGGGCCATGCGGTGGAAGCCGGCACCGTTGCCGTACGTGGCTCACTCGACGACGTGCAGCGCGCCCACGACACTCTGCTGTCGTACGTGCACGCCGCGGTCCGGGCGCCTTCGCAGCCCGCACTGCTGGCCGAGCTACGGGCGGGGCGATCATGA